From a single Intestinibaculum porci genomic region:
- a CDS encoding glycoside hydrolase family 1 protein, whose translation MLKEGFLWGGAVTAHQSEGGHTMYGKVRAVCDNICQPEFGDFKDGIDEIHRYEEDFALFEECGFTCYRFSIDWSRVSPDGIHFNEEALEYYDRFIDALIAYGMEPMCSLYHFEMPQVLMDEYNGFYSRKVVDMFVNYAYKMIDRYGDRVKKWISFNEQNGIAFINDEKFLYGAKCPEGVDFQTFVNQLIHNTFVAHALVAKKVHTIKDAQILGMIIYAPVQAKTCDPRDVRAAMDHNAITEQYLYMFTHGEYLPYIYQKMIKEDKLPEMEAGDLQLLKENTVDMLSLSYYFSHAYSAQEGECKNPYLKESEWGWPIDPTGLYLGLRDIYDRYRLPIMVVENGLGAKDILENGTVYDDYRIDYMRAHIQAVKEAVSDGVDCRGYLMWGPIDILSSHGEMAKRYGIIYVNREDHDLKDMKRYRKKSFTWYQKVIASNGEKRYYSQC comes from the coding sequence ATGTTAAAAGAAGGATTTTTATGGGGCGGGGCTGTCACTGCCCATCAAAGTGAAGGCGGCCACACGATGTATGGCAAGGTGAGAGCAGTTTGTGACAATATTTGTCAACCAGAATTTGGTGACTTTAAAGATGGCATTGATGAAATTCATCGCTATGAAGAAGACTTTGCCTTATTTGAAGAATGCGGCTTTACCTGTTACCGCTTTTCGATTGACTGGTCGCGGGTATCTCCCGATGGGATTCATTTCAATGAAGAAGCCTTAGAATACTATGATCGCTTCATTGATGCGCTGATCGCTTATGGGATGGAGCCGATGTGTTCACTCTATCATTTTGAAATGCCACAGGTATTAATGGATGAGTACAATGGTTTTTATTCGCGGAAAGTTGTCGATATGTTTGTAAATTATGCTTATAAGATGATTGATCGTTATGGCGATCGCGTTAAGAAATGGATTTCTTTCAATGAACAAAATGGGATTGCCTTTATCAATGATGAGAAATTTCTCTATGGGGCGAAGTGTCCCGAAGGTGTTGATTTCCAGACTTTTGTCAATCAGCTCATTCACAATACCTTTGTGGCGCATGCGTTAGTGGCGAAAAAAGTGCATACGATCAAAGATGCCCAGATTTTAGGAATGATTATCTATGCGCCGGTGCAGGCGAAAACCTGTGATCCTCGTGATGTGAGAGCGGCGATGGATCATAATGCCATTACCGAGCAGTATCTCTATATGTTCACTCATGGTGAATATTTGCCTTACATTTACCAGAAAATGATCAAAGAAGATAAGCTGCCAGAAATGGAAGCAGGGGATCTGCAGTTACTAAAAGAGAATACTGTGGATATGCTTTCCTTAAGCTATTATTTCTCTCATGCATATAGCGCACAGGAAGGGGAATGTAAGAACCCTTATCTGAAAGAAAGTGAATGGGGCTGGCCGATTGATCCGACAGGGTTATATTTAGGCTTACGTGATATTTATGATCGTTATCGTTTACCAATTATGGTGGTGGAAAATGGCTTAGGCGCGAAAGATATCTTAGAAAACGGCACTGTTTATGATGATTATCGTATTGACTATATGCGTGCACATATTCAAGCGGTCAAGGAGGCGGTTAGTGATGGCGTCGATTGTCGTGGCTATTTAATGTGGGGACCGATTGATATTTTAAGCAGCCACGGCGAAATGGCTAAACGTTATGGCATCATTTATGTCAATCGTGAAGATCATGATCTGAAAGATATGAAGCGTTATAGAAAGAAATCTTTCACCTGGTATCAGAAAGTGATCGCTTCCAATGGTGAAAAACGTTACTATTCACAGTGCTGA
- a CDS encoding DUF6465 family protein — protein sequence MKREAERRTFMSKIEIQCNNHQACAKDVETFVKNELKANDIRLNTVADLNIYYKPEHNQVYYVATTKDGRIYRNIEPLEFA from the coding sequence ATGAAAAGAGAAGCAGAAAGGAGGACGTTTATGAGTAAAATCGAAATTCAGTGCAACAATCATCAGGCCTGTGCAAAAGACGTAGAGACATTCGTAAAAAATGAATTAAAAGCGAATGATATCCGTTTAAACACAGTCGCAGACTTAAATATCTATTATAAGCCTGAACATAATCAAGTCTATTATGTGGCAACGACTAAAGATGGCCGCATTTATCGTAATATTGAACCATTAGAATTCGCCTAA
- a CDS encoding DUF1304 domain-containing protein codes for MSIISKVLATLVALEFFYIMYLETFATSSASTSRVFKMDLSELSRDSVSTLFKNQGVYNGLIAILILFSVFVFPSKTYTMLYMGYIILVAAFGSLTSSKDIILKQGGLAIITLITLLVL; via the coding sequence ATGTCAATTATTTCAAAAGTATTAGCCACTTTAGTCGCTCTAGAGTTTTTCTACATTATGTATTTAGAAACCTTTGCGACTTCATCTGCTAGCACCAGTCGTGTCTTTAAAATGGATTTAAGTGAATTATCGCGTGATTCTGTCAGTACACTTTTTAAGAACCAGGGTGTTTATAACGGTTTAATCGCCATCCTGATTCTTTTCAGTGTCTTTGTCTTTCCAAGTAAGACGTATACGATGCTGTATATGGGGTATATCATTTTAGTCGCTGCCTTTGGTTCATTAACGAGTTCAAAAGATATCATTCTTAAACAGGGCGGGCTGGCTATTATTACACTTATTACATTACTTGTTTTGTAG
- a CDS encoding IS66 family transposase, translating into MDSLGTLSVKYDKACKKIGDLKTRLYDCNEELKSKKQKLEYRDNRIAKLKQLCLEKDEMIRNLNDEINRLKDKIEYLNAISNHDSTTVGIPTASTPIGKAKYNSSINSREPTDRKIGGQPGHSKSELGIPDDIDEEIEYVADDATECPKCGSHELVFTGKTKAVYEKTISIKPINLKKVFYQYKCGSCGTTFFLGLKPNERSACHYGTAVQAVGLSLMNTCNVPINKVKTFFEGITNGEISPSEGYLAKLPMIASKKLSEFRIVLKNLMLQRTLVYWDDTVININTKKGCLRFYGDETLSYYTAHEKKDLEGIEEDKVLTLLTEEQKTMHDHNKVNYNAKFKFGNLECNQHLQRDLKKIAIDTKHDELMELKDLISDTIHKRKEAINKGETRFSDEFIENFNKKVNDILNRAEKRNKKDYDAYFGRSEKTLIKRIRDYYDNYFAWVNDFTLPTTNNCAERGLRVVKSHMRSSGQFQNIQNAQYYADAKTYIETCRKNGINEIYAMIRLYEGDPITVKEIFSGEDLS; encoded by the coding sequence ATGGATTCTTTAGGAACACTATCAGTAAAATATGATAAAGCATGCAAAAAGATTGGTGACCTTAAAACAAGACTTTACGATTGTAATGAAGAACTGAAATCCAAAAAACAGAAGCTTGAATACAGGGATAACAGAATCGCAAAATTAAAGCAGCTTTGTCTTGAAAAAGATGAAATGATTAGAAATCTTAATGATGAAATTAACAGACTGAAAGACAAGATTGAATATCTTAATGCCATAAGCAATCATGACTCAACTACCGTTGGTATTCCTACTGCGTCTACTCCTATAGGAAAAGCAAAATATAACTCAAGCATCAATTCCAGAGAGCCTACTGACAGAAAAATTGGAGGTCAGCCAGGACATTCTAAAAGTGAACTCGGTATTCCTGATGATATTGACGAAGAAATTGAATATGTGGCAGATGATGCAACTGAGTGTCCGAAATGTGGTTCTCATGAACTTGTTTTCACCGGCAAAACTAAAGCTGTATATGAGAAAACTATTAGCATCAAGCCTATAAACCTCAAAAAGGTTTTCTATCAATACAAATGCGGAAGCTGCGGGACTACATTTTTTCTTGGCCTGAAGCCTAATGAAAGATCAGCCTGTCACTATGGGACGGCAGTACAGGCCGTTGGCTTATCGCTAATGAATACCTGCAATGTTCCTATTAACAAGGTTAAAACCTTTTTTGAGGGGATCACAAACGGAGAAATAAGTCCGTCAGAAGGCTACCTTGCAAAACTTCCTATGATTGCATCAAAAAAGTTATCTGAGTTCCGTATAGTTTTAAAGAATCTAATGCTCCAAAGAACTCTCGTATATTGGGATGACACTGTTATCAATATTAATACAAAGAAAGGCTGCCTGCGCTTTTACGGAGATGAAACACTCTCATATTATACGGCTCATGAGAAGAAAGATCTTGAAGGGATTGAAGAAGACAAAGTCCTAACACTACTCACTGAAGAGCAAAAAACGATGCATGATCACAATAAAGTGAACTATAACGCTAAATTCAAGTTTGGCAACCTTGAATGCAATCAGCACCTTCAGCGTGACCTCAAAAAAATCGCTATTGATACAAAACATGATGAGCTTATGGAACTGAAAGATCTTATTTCCGATACCATCCACAAACGCAAAGAAGCCATAAACAAGGGAGAGACTCGCTTTAGTGATGAATTTATTGAAAACTTTAACAAAAAAGTTAATGATATACTCAACCGAGCGGAAAAGAGAAACAAAAAAGATTATGATGCATACTTTGGAAGATCCGAGAAGACGCTAATTAAGCGTATACGTGATTATTATGATAATTACTTTGCTTGGGTAAATGATTTCACTCTTCCGACAACCAATAATTGCGCAGAACGCGGACTTAGAGTCGTAAAAAGCCATATGCGATCATCAGGACAGTTCCAAAATATTCAAAACGCTCAGTATTACGCAGATGCCAAAACGTATATAGAAACCTGCAGGAAAAACGGAATAAATGAGATCT
- the mutY gene encoding A/G-specific adenine glycosylase: MKFQELLINWYDTHHRDLPFRHIDDPYAIWVSEIMLQQTTVTAVIPYFTRFMQRFPTVEALAQASLDEVYKYWEGLGYYRRCKHLHESAQIIMAQFHGIFPQTYEDVLSLKGVGPYTASAICSFAYHQSYAAIDGNALRVLSRLDRLHDNIAETKTVKEITKRSNRYIQGYDSAKYNQGLMDLANAICKVQNPLCEACPLQSCCQAYKYHEEKVLPINIKKIKKQELSFITGVITYQDELMLIKNKEGLLENMYGLIQYEVESPYSFMEAFEKDYGLSLSVEESIKDFKHVFTHRTWHMHVYHFIAKEKDEHFYDQKTIETFAIPTAHKKILTYLQNK, from the coding sequence ATGAAATTTCAGGAATTATTAATTAACTGGTATGATACCCATCATCGGGATCTGCCTTTTCGTCATATCGATGACCCTTATGCCATCTGGGTGAGTGAAATTATGCTCCAACAGACAACCGTGACTGCGGTTATCCCTTATTTCACGCGCTTTATGCAGCGGTTTCCCACCGTTGAAGCCTTAGCGCAAGCGTCCTTAGATGAAGTGTATAAATACTGGGAAGGTTTAGGCTACTACCGGCGCTGCAAACATCTTCATGAATCAGCGCAGATAATTATGGCGCAATTTCATGGGATCTTCCCGCAAACCTATGAGGATGTCCTCTCTTTAAAAGGCGTCGGTCCCTATACAGCAAGTGCGATCTGCTCTTTTGCCTACCATCAGAGCTACGCCGCTATTGATGGCAATGCGCTGCGCGTTTTATCGCGGCTAGATCGCCTGCATGATAATATTGCAGAGACGAAAACGGTCAAAGAAATTACGAAACGTTCTAATCGTTATATCCAAGGCTACGACTCAGCAAAGTATAATCAGGGACTGATGGATTTGGCTAATGCCATCTGCAAAGTACAAAATCCGCTTTGTGAAGCCTGTCCGCTGCAAAGCTGCTGTCAGGCATATAAATATCATGAAGAAAAAGTCTTACCGATTAATATCAAAAAGATCAAAAAGCAGGAATTAAGCTTTATTACCGGCGTCATTACTTATCAAGATGAGCTGATGCTCATTAAAAATAAAGAAGGCTTATTAGAAAATATGTATGGTCTGATCCAGTATGAAGTAGAATCGCCTTATTCCTTTATGGAAGCTTTTGAAAAGGACTATGGCCTTTCTTTAAGCGTCGAAGAAAGCATCAAAGACTTTAAACATGTCTTTACCCACCGAACCTGGCATATGCATGTTTATCACTTTATTGCCAAAGAAAAAGATGAACATTTTTACGATCAAAAAACGATAGAGACCTTCGCGATCCCTACCGCCCATAAAAAGATATTAACGTATCTACAAAACAAGTAA
- a CDS encoding glutamate ligase domain-containing protein: protein MEIQLLSKRNEAQVLDVMKTYQMNYSFYNPGQVFLCAMENGLLYGFVDLYKCEDVRLIYAMPGSRQVEVFAILLQAVERIGYGRILLHTSEANIPFFTNFGYHHEGQGRMVKILNEDHHFKTFEEVQAFIDSQPMRVYSLDHFKDFARNHFNIQYVLKAVHIGGTNGKGSTVNYTKEVLKTAHYKVGTFTSPSLDERLDIIKINDEPIPEKVYVKLANRFMSSFVEGELSKFEMEVFMAILYFIYKGVDVSLFEVGLGGTLDATNIIGPLLAVNTNIGLDHTNYLGDTYSEIARAKAGIIKDGVPYMTGETRLECLDVFYEEAQKHGSELIVIDPVTDIEVVEDQLHFDYHGYHVTLDTTARYQAQNAALAINILETIEEYFPFTTNDLLTGLKQAHWAARFEKVHEHPLIIIDGAHNKEGMEAFYESAKAYAHPHIIFSALGDKDTHHMLEILLKLTDDIVVTQFDHPRAATAKALADDFPVQINDHWQKAVDDALTMKERTIFITGSLYFLAKVRRYLHTKE, encoded by the coding sequence ATGGAAATACAGTTATTATCAAAACGTAATGAAGCCCAGGTATTAGATGTCATGAAGACCTACCAGATGAATTATTCATTTTATAATCCCGGTCAGGTCTTTTTATGCGCCATGGAAAATGGCCTTCTTTATGGCTTTGTCGATTTATATAAATGTGAAGACGTCAGACTGATTTATGCGATGCCTGGCTCTCGCCAGGTGGAAGTCTTTGCGATCTTATTACAAGCCGTTGAACGCATCGGTTATGGGCGGATTCTCTTACATACCAGTGAAGCGAATATTCCCTTTTTTACAAACTTTGGCTATCATCACGAAGGACAGGGACGAATGGTAAAGATCTTAAATGAAGATCATCATTTTAAAACCTTCGAAGAAGTGCAGGCTTTTATTGACAGCCAGCCCATGCGGGTTTATAGCTTAGATCATTTTAAAGATTTCGCGAGAAATCATTTTAATATTCAATATGTCTTAAAGGCGGTGCATATTGGCGGCACAAATGGCAAGGGGTCCACCGTTAATTACACTAAAGAAGTCTTAAAAACAGCCCATTATAAGGTTGGCACCTTCACTTCGCCTTCATTAGATGAACGTTTAGATATCATCAAAATCAACGATGAACCAATTCCTGAAAAGGTCTATGTTAAATTAGCCAATCGTTTTATGTCTTCTTTTGTGGAAGGTGAACTCTCTAAATTTGAGATGGAAGTCTTTATGGCGATTCTCTACTTTATTTATAAAGGGGTTGATGTCTCTTTATTTGAAGTGGGCTTAGGCGGCACTTTAGATGCGACTAATATCATTGGTCCATTACTAGCTGTGAATACGAACATTGGCTTAGATCACACCAATTACTTAGGCGATACGTACAGCGAAATCGCGCGCGCCAAAGCGGGAATTATCAAAGATGGAGTTCCTTATATGACGGGGGAAACGCGGTTAGAATGTCTGGATGTCTTCTATGAAGAAGCGCAAAAACATGGCAGTGAACTGATTGTCATCGATCCGGTTACCGATATTGAAGTAGTAGAGGACCAGTTACACTTTGATTATCATGGCTATCATGTCACTTTAGATACGACCGCGCGCTATCAGGCGCAAAATGCGGCGTTAGCTATTAACATCTTAGAAACGATTGAAGAATATTTTCCCTTTACAACCAATGATTTGCTGACGGGTTTAAAACAGGCGCATTGGGCTGCCCGCTTTGAAAAAGTCCATGAGCATCCACTGATTATTATTGATGGCGCCCATAATAAAGAAGGCATGGAAGCTTTTTATGAATCAGCGAAAGCTTATGCGCATCCACATATTATCTTTAGCGCCTTAGGCGATAAAGATACCCATCATATGTTAGAAATCTTATTAAAGCTTACAGATGATATTGTCGTCACGCAGTTTGATCATCCCCGCGCTGCCACGGCTAAAGCTTTAGCAGATGATTTCCCCGTCCAAATCAATGATCACTGGCAAAAAGCCGTTGATGACGCCTTAACAATGAAAGAGCGGACGATCTTTATTACGGGTTCTCTTTACTTTTTAGCGAAAGTGCGTCGCTATCTTCATACGAAAGAGTAA
- a CDS encoding cyclic-di-AMP receptor: protein MKLIIAIVNNDDSSTVQSALTEGGYFVTKLATSGGFLKKGNTTFFIGTDDDKVDGAIEIIKANAKKRVEKEPTVPPTEMGEFFTPIMVDVLVGGATVFVLNIDRFEKL from the coding sequence ATGAAGTTAATAATCGCGATCGTAAACAATGATGACAGCAGCACTGTTCAGTCAGCATTGACTGAAGGCGGCTACTTTGTCACAAAATTAGCTACTTCCGGGGGATTCCTGAAGAAAGGGAATACGACATTCTTTATCGGAACTGATGACGATAAAGTGGATGGTGCTATTGAAATTATTAAGGCTAACGCCAAAAAACGCGTTGAGAAAGAACCTACTGTTCCACCAACAGAAATGGGTGAATTCTTTACCCCAATTATGGTCGATGTATTAGTCGGCGGGGCGACCGTTTTCGTCTTAAATATTGATAGATTTGAAAAATTATAA